A stretch of Saccharomyces cerevisiae S288C chromosome IV, complete sequence DNA encodes these proteins:
- the PPH3 gene encoding phosphoprotein phosphatase PP4 catalytic subunit PPH3 (Catalytic subunit of protein phosphatase PP4 complex; Pph3p and Psy2p form active complex, Psy4p may provide substrate specificity; regulates recovery from the DNA damage checkpoint, the gene conversion- and single-strand annealing-mediated pathways of meiotic double-strand break repair and efficient Non-Homologous End-Joining (NHEJ) pathway; involved in activation of Gln3p to alleviate nitrogen catabolite repression; Pph3p and Psy2p localize to foci on meiotic chromosomes) — MMDLDKIIASLRDGKHIPEETVFRLCLNSQELLMNEGNVTQVDTPVTICGDIHGQLHDLLTLFEKSGGVEKTRYIFLGDFVDRGFYSLESFLLLLCYKLRYPDRITLIRGNHETRQITKVYGFYDEVVRKYGNSNVWRYCCEVFDYLSLGAIINNSIFCVHGGLSPDMTTVDEIRTIDRKQEVPHEGAMCDLLWSDPEDVDTWSLSPRGAGFLFGKREVDQFLEKNNVELIARAHQLVMEGYKEMFDGGLVTVWSAPNYCYRCGNVAAVLKIDDDLNREYTIFEAVQAQNEVGNAIIPTKKSQMDYFL, encoded by the coding sequence ATGATGGACTTAGATAAGATTATAGCATCACTGAGAGACGGAAAACATATTCCTGAAGAAACCGTTTTTAGGCTATGTTTAAATTCACAGGAACTATTAATGAATGAAGGCAATGTAACACAAGTCGATACACCGGTTACAATATGCGGTGATATACATGGCCAATTACACGATCTACTAACGCTCTTCGAAAAGAGTGGTGGTGTAGAGAAAACAAGgtatattttcttgggCGATTTTGTGGATAGGGGATTTTACTCATTGGAGAgttttttacttttactATGTTACAAATTAAGATATCCTGATAGGATTACTTTAATTAGAGGCAATCACGAAACCCGGCAAATTACTAAAGTATACGGATTTTACGATGAAGTAGTAAGAAAATATGGTAATAGTAACGTATGGAGGTACTGCTGTGAAGTTTTTGATTATTTATCATTGGGGGCAATAATAAACAATAGCATATTCTGTGTTCATGGTGGATTATCTCCGGATATGACCACGGTTGATGAAATACGAACAATAGACAGGAAACAAGAAGTTCCACATGAAGGTGCTATGTGTGACTTATTATGGAGCGACCCCGAAGACGTTGACACATGGTCATTATCACCAAGAGGTGCTGGATTTCTTTTCGGTAAAAGAGAAGTTGATCAATTCTTAGAGAAAAACAACGTTGAGTTAATTGCTAGAGCTCATCAGTTAGTGATGGAAGGTTACAAAGAAATGTTCGACGGTGGATTAGTGACAGTCTGGTCGGCACCGAATTACTGTTATCGTTGTGGTAATGTAGCAGCTGTATTGAAGATAGACGACGATTTGAATCGTGAATatacaatttttgaagCTGTTCAGGCACAAAATGAAGTCGGAAATGCTATAATTCCAACCAAAAAATCTCAAATGGACTATTTcttataa
- the SED1 gene encoding Sed1p (Major stress-induced structural GPI-cell wall glycoprotein; associates with translating ribosomes, possible role in mitochondrial genome maintenance; ORF contains two distinct variable minisatellites; SED1 has a paralog, SPI1, that arose from the whole genome duplication) → MKLSTVLLSAGLASTTLAQFSNSTSASSTDVTSSSSISTSSGSVTITSSEAPESDNGTSTAAPTETSTEAPTTAIPTNGTSTEAPTTAIPTNGTSTEAPTDTTTEAPTTALPTNGTSTEAPTDTTTEAPTTGLPTNGTTSAFPPTTSLPPSNTTTTPPYNPSTDYTTDYTVVTEYTTYCPEPTTFTTNGKTYTVTEPTTLTITDCPCTIEKPTTTSTTEYTVVTEYTTYCPEPTTFTTNGKTYTVTEPTTLTITDCPCTIEKSEAPESSVPVTESKGTTTKETGVTTKQTTANPSLTVSTVVPVSSSASSHSVVINSNGANVVVPGALGLAGVAMLFL, encoded by the coding sequence ATGAAATTATCAACTGTCCTATTATCTGCCGGTTTAGCCTCGACTACTTTGGCCCAATTTTCCAACAGTACATCTGCTTCTTCCACCGATGTCACTTCCTCCTCTTCCATCTCCACTTCCTCTGGCTCAGTAACTATCACATCTTCTGAAGCTCCAGAATCCGACAACGGTACCAGCACAGCTGCACCAACTGAAACCTCAACAGAGGCTCCAACCACTGCTATCCCAACTAACGGTACCTCTACTGAAGCTCCAACCACTGCTATCCCAACTAACGGTACCTCTACTGAAGCTCCAACTGATACTACTACTGAAGCTCCAACCACCGCTCTTCCAACTAACGGTACTTCTACTGAAGCTCCAACTGATACTACTACTGAAGCTCCAACCACCGGTCTTCCAACCAACGGTACCACTTCAGCTTTCCCACCAACTACATCTTTGCCACCAAGCAACACTACCACCACTCCTCCTTACAACCCATCTACTGACTACACCACTGACTACACTGTAGTCACTGAATATACTACTTACTGTCCAGAACCAACCACTTTCACCACAAACGGTAAGACTTACACCGTCACTGAACCAACCACATTGACTATCACTGACTGTCCATGCACCATTGAAAAGCCAACAACCACATCAACCACCGAATACACTGTAGTCACTGAGTACACTACTTACTGTCCAGAACCAACCACTTTCACCACAAACGGTAAGACTTACACCGTCACTGAACCAACCACTTTGACTATCACTGACTGTCCATGTACTATTGAAAAGAGCGAAGCCCCTGAGTCTTCTGTCCCAGTTACCGAATCTAAGGGCACTACCACCAAAGAAACAGGTGTTACTACCAAACAAACCACAGCCAACCCAAGTCTAACCGTCTCCACAGTCGTCCCAGTTTCATCCTCTGCTTCTTCTCATTCCGTTGTCATCAACAGTAACGGTGCTAACGTCGTCGTTCCAGGTGCTTTAGGTTTGGCTGGTGTTGCTATGTTATTCTTATAA
- the VPS41 gene encoding Vps41p (Subunit of the HOPS endocytic tethering complex; vacuole membrane protein that functions as a Rab GTPase effector, interacting specifically with the GTP-bound conformation of Ypt7p, facilitating tethering, docking and promoting membrane fusion events at the late endosome and vacuole; required for both membrane and protein trafficking; Yck3p-mediated phosphorylation regulates the organization of vacuolar fusion sites) translates to MTTDNHQNDSVLDQQSGERTIDESNSISDENNVDNKREDVNVTSPTKSVSCISQAENGVASRTDESTITGSATDAETGDDDDDDDDDDDEDEDDEDEPPLLKYTRISQLPKNFFQRDSISSCLFGDTFFAFGTHSGILHLTTCAFEPIKTIKCHRSSILCINTDGKYFATGSIDGTVIIGSMDDPQNITQYDFKRPINSVALHSNFQASRMFVSGGMAGDVVLSQRNWLGNRIDIVLNKKKKKKTRKDDLSSDMKGPIMGIYTMGDLILWMDDDGITFCDVPTRSQLLNIPFPSRIFNVQDVRPDLFRPHVHFLESDRVVIGWGSNIWLFKVSFTKDSNSIKSGDSNSQSNNMSHFNPTTNIGSLLSSAASSFRGTPDKKVELECHFTVSMLITGLASFKDDQLLCLGFDIDIEEEATIDEDMKEGKNFSKRPENLLAKGNAPELKIVDLFNGDEIYNDEVIMKNYEKLSINDYHLGKHIDKTTPEYYLISSNDAIRVQELSLKDHFDWFMERKQYYKAWKIGKYVIGSEERFSIGLKFLNSLVTKKDWGTLVDHLNIIFEETLNSLDSNSYDVTQNVLKEWADIIEILITSGNIVEIAPLIPKKPALRKSVYDDVLHYFLANDMINKFHEYITKWDLKLFSVEDFEEELETRIEAASEPTASSKEEGSNITYRTELVHLYLKENKYTKAIPHLLKAKDLRALTIIKIQNLLPQYLDQIVDIILLPYKGEISHISKLSIFEIQTIFNKPIDLLFENRHTISVARIYEIFEHDCPKSFKKILFCYLIKFLDTDDSFMISPYENQLIELYSEYDRQSLLPFLQKHNNYNVESAIEVCSSKLGLYNELIYLWGKIGETKKALSLIIDELKNPQLAIDFVKNWGDSELWEFMINYSLDKPNFTKAILTCSDETSEIYLKVIRGMSDDLQIDNLQDIIKHIVQENSLSLEVRDNILVIINDETKKFANEFLKIRSQGKLFQVDESDIEINDDLNGVL, encoded by the coding sequence ATGACTACAGATAatcatcagaatgattCTGTTTTGGATCAACAATCAGGCGAACGAACAATTGATGAGAGTAATTCCATCTCTGACGAGAATAATGTTGATAATAAGAGGGAAGACGTTAATGTAACTTCACCAACAAAAAGTGTTAGTTGCATATCACAAGCGGAAAATGGAGTAGCTTCTCGAACAGATGAGAGTACAATAACAGGAAGTGCGACGGATGCAGAAACaggtgatgatgatgatgatgatgatgatgacgatgatgaagatgaggatgacgaagatgagCCCCCCTTATTGAAGTACACACGAATTAGTCAACTCCCGaagaacttttttcaaCGAGACTCGATCTCTTCATGTTTATTTGGTGatactttttttgcatttggTACACACTCAGGCATTCTACACTTAACTACATGCGCGTTCGAACCCATTAAAACCATCAAATGCCATAGATCTTCGATACTTTGTATTAACACTGACGGAAAATATTTTGCTACGGGATCTATTGACGGGACAGTGATTATCGGATCGATGGATGATCCACAAAACATTACACAATACGATTTCAAAAGACCTATAAACTCTGTAGCGTTGCACTCAAATTTTCAAGCATCCAGAATGTTTGTTTCTGGTGGAATGGCTGGCGACGTTGTACTATCTCAGAGAAATTGGCTAGGAAATAGAATCGACATCGTTttaaacaagaagaaaaagaaaaaaacaagaaaagatgaCCTATCCTCTGATATGAAGGGCCCTATCATGGGAATTTATACTATGGGTGACCTTATATTATGGATGGATGATGATGGAATAACATTTTGCGATGTTCCTACAAGATCAcagcttttgaatattCCATTCCCCTCCAGAATTTTTAACGTACAGGATGTAAGGCCAGATCTATTTAGACCCCATGTTCATTTTTTAGAAAGTGATCGTGTCGTTATCGGATGGGGATCTAATATTTGGCTATTTAAAGTTTCCTTTACCAAGGATTCAAATTCGATCAAATCCGGTGACTCTAATTCTCAAAGTAATAATATGAGTCATTTTAACCCTACGACAAACATCGGATCTCTCTTGTCTAGTGCTGCATCGAGTTTTAGAGGGACACCTGATAAGAAAGTTGAATTAGAATGCCATTTTACTGTGTCAATGTTGATTACAGGGCTTGCATCGTTTAAGGATGATCAGTTATTATGCCTAGGTTTTGATATAGATATTGAAGAGGAAGCAACCatagatgaagatatgAAGGAGGGGAAGAATTTTAGCAAGCGGCCAGAAAACTTATTAGCCAAAGGGAATGCTCCAGAAttaaaaattgttgatCTTTTTAATGGTGATGAAATCTATAATGATGAAGTTATCATGAAAAACTATGAAAAATTGTCTATAAATGATTATCACCTCGGTAAACATATAGATAAAACAACACCAGAATACTATTTGATAAGTTCCAACGATGCCATCAGGGTTCAAGAGTTATCATTGAAGGATCATTTCGATTGGTTTATGGAAAGAAAGCAATATTATAAAGCTTGGAAAATCGGTAAATATGTAATTGGATCAGAAGAGAGGTTTAGTATAGGGTTGAAATTCCTCAACTCTTTAGTAACTAAAAAAGATTGGGGTACATTAGTGGACCActtaaatattattttcgaAGAAACTTTAAACTCATTGGATTCCAACTCATATGATGTCACTCAAAACGTGCTGAAAGAATGGGCAGATATAATAGAGATTTTGATTACATCAGGAAATATTGTAGAAATTGCGCCTTTGATTCCCAAGAAACCTGCCTTAAGAAAGTCGGTATATGACGATGTATTACATTACTTTTTGGCCAATGACATGATCAATAAGTTTCATGAGTATATTACTAAGTGGGATTTAAAGCTTTTTTCTGTGGAAGATTTCGAAGAAGAGCTAGAAACAAGAATAGAGGCTGCTAGTGAACCTACAGCTTCATCGAAGGAAGAAGGGTCTAATATTACCTATAGAACTGAGTTGGTGCATttatatttgaaagagaaTAAATATACCAAGGCTATACCGCACCTTTTGAAAGCTAAGGACTTAAGAGCTTTAACtattataaaaatacaaaatttATTGCCGCAGTATCTAGACCAGATAGTTGATATCATTCTTTTACCATATAAGGGTGAAATTTCCCATATTTCCAAACTAtcaatatttgaaattcaaacaaTTTTTAACAAACCAATAGACCTGTTGTTTGAAAATAGACACACCATATCAGTCGCTAGAATATACGAAATATTTGAACATGATTGTccaaaaagtttcaaaaagattttattttgttatttaataaaatttttagatACGGACGACTCGTTCATGATAAGTCCTTATGAAAATCAACTAATTGAACTTTATTCTGAATACGACCGACAAAGCCTTCTGCCTTTTCTGCAAAAGCACAATAACTATAATGTAGAGAGTGCCATCGAAGTCTGTTCATCGAAACTTGGTTTATATAATGAACTGATCTATTTGTGGGGGAAAATCGGTGAAACGAAGAAAGCATTGTCTTTGATTATTGACGAGTTAAAAAACCCGCAATTAGCTATAGATTTTGTTAAAAACTGGGGTGATTCAGAACTTTGGGAATTCATGATTAACTATAGTCTTGACAAACCTAATTTTACTAAAGCCATTTTAACATGTTCTGATGAGACCAGCGAAATTTACCTAAAAGTGATCAGAGGTATGTCCGATGATCTGCAAATTGACAACCTGCAGGATATTATTAAACATATCgttcaagaaaattcatTAAGCTTGGAAGTTAGAGATAATATTTTGGTTATCATTAATGATGAAACGAAAAAATTTGCCAATGAATTCCTGAAAATAAGAAGTCAAGGTAAATTGTTTCAAGTAGACGAAAGCGATATTGAAATTAATGACGACTTAAATGGTGTTTTATAA
- the RAD55 gene encoding putative DNA-dependent ATPase RAD55 (Protein that stimulates strand exchange; stimulates strand exchange by stabilizing the binding of Rad51p to single-stranded DNA; involved in the recombinational repair of double-strand breaks in DNA during vegetative growth and meiosis; forms heterodimer with Rad57p), translated as MSLGIPLSQLIVESPKPLSSGITGLDEILNLGFQARSIYEIFGPPGIGKTNFGIQLVCNSLEGIQQSEINDDKILWIETFQEMPINILRERFQKFKIVEENVKRVRITKFGQLLYFFQNLFKLSQSVRYKLVIIDGFSQLVCDHLCTLSKRGGGMIDKTIHELKCRHLILIFTVMTKYTHSTGSTIIVLNDCMNTAFQSNEFESLEEYYEILDDGSNFFVNSNNERRKNNVHILKSALVANIAMGSKDSTWEVFLRDRIGLFRDWNEQVDETVFVKSKRVKASSSQSNEGCTTIKEMRINKRNFENLRIAIVFNLHGEDRKREGRNLKRSRSSDDRNYIVKFDFDKATGQLRDIIDLKPDTANIASFPTLSTSSSSCSQVFNNIDSNDNPLPNAEGKEEIIYDSEG; from the coding sequence ATGTCGCTTGGTATACCACTTTCCCAATTAATAGTAGAAAGTCCAAAGCCATTAAGTAGCGGCATCACAGGATTAGATGAGATATTAAACCTGGGATTCCAGGCAAGGTCGATCTACGAAATATTTGGGCCTCCGGGCATTGGCAAGACTAATTTTGGCATTCAATTGGTGTGTAATTCGTTAGAAGGCATACAACAATCGGAAATAAACGACGATAAAATTCTATGGATAGAAACATTTCAAGAAATGCCCATAAACATACTAAGAGAAcgctttcaaaaatttaaaatcGTGGAAGAAAATGTGAAGCGGGTCCGAATAACGAAATTTGGACAGCTATTATATTTCTTCCAGAATTTGTTCAAATTATCTCAAAGTGTGCGATATAAACTAGTTATAATTGATGGATTTTCTCAATTAGTCTGCGATCATCTGTGTACACTAAGTAAAAGAGGCGGCGGAATGATAGATAAAACTATACACGAGTTAAAATGTCGACATTTGATATTAATTTTTACGGTAATGACCAAATACACACATTCCACGGGTTCGACAATAATAGTTTTAAATGACTGTATGAACACCGCCTTCCAATCAAACGAATTCGAATCCTTGGAAGAATACTACGAAATTTTAGACGACGGATCTAACTTCTTTGTCAACTCTAACAACGAAAGGCGTAAGAACAATGTACATATATTGAAAAGCGCGCTCGTTGCCAATATCGCTATGGGAAGCAAGGATTCCACTTGGGAAGTATTTCTAAGAGACAGGATCGGCCTTTTTAGGGATTGGAATGAACAAGTGGACGAAACCGTTTTCgtgaaaagcaaaagagTGAAGGCGTCATCCTCGCAGAGTAACGAGGGATGTACTaccatcaaagaaatgagAATAAACAAACgaaactttgaaaacttGAGAATAGCtattgtttttaatttaCACGGCGAAgatagaaaaagagaaggaCGAAATTTAAAGCGGTCAAGAAGCAGCGACGATCGTAACTATATTGtcaaatttgattttgataaagCAACAGGTCAACTCCGCGATATAATTGATCTGAAACCTGATACTGCTAATATTGCCTCATTTCCAACATTATCAACAAGCAGCAGCAGTTGCTCACAAGTGTTTAACAATATTGACTCCAATGATAATCCATTACCAAATGCGGAGGGAAAGGAGGAGATAATTTATGATAGTGAAGGTTAA
- the SHU2 gene encoding Shu2p (Component of Shu complex (aka PCSS complex); Shu complex also includes Psy3, Csm2, Shu1, and promotes error-free DNA repair, Shu complex mediates inhibition of Srs2p function; promotes formation of Rad51p filaments; important for both mitotic and meiotic homologous recombination, and contains a conserved SWIM domain that is necessary for both) gives MSKDVIEYSKLFAKLVNTNDDTKLDDTIASFLYYMFPRELFIRAISLLESSDMFIYILDRVHNKEGNEHTSLIDVLVDEFYKGSSNSLLEYRLIVKDTNDGAPPILVDIAHWFCSCEEFCKYFHEALEKTDEKEELHDVLINEVDDHLQFSDDRFAQLDPHSLSKQWYFKFDKVCCSHLLAFSILLRSSINVLKFFTVNSNKVFVIAIDNIDEWLNLHINIVE, from the coding sequence ATGTCGAAGGATGTAATAGAATACTCTAAATTATTTGCTAAACTGGTTAACACAAACGATGATACAAAACTGGATGATACAATAGCATCCTTCTTATATTATATGTTTCCAAGGGAACTATTTATTCGAGCAATTTCATTACTAGAATCTTCAGACATgtttatatacatattaGATAGAGTCCATAACAAGGAAGGTAATGAGCATACATCATTGATTGATGTGTTAGTTGATGAATTTTATAAGGGTTCATCTAATTCGCTCCTGGAGTATCGCTTAATAGTGAAGGATACTAATGATGGAGCGCCACCAATACTCGTAGATATCGCACACTGGTTCTGCTCATGTGAAGAGTTTTGTAAATACTTTCATGAAGCACTAGAAAAAACTgacgaaaaagaagaattacaCGATGTGCTAATAAATGAAGTTGATGATCATTTGCAATTTTCGGATGATAGGTTTGCACAGCTGGATCCTCATAGCTTATCAAAGCAGTGgtatttcaaatttgataaagtttGTTGTTCGCATCTACTGGCGTTCTCCATTTTGCTTAGATCTTCCATAAATGTGCTGAAGTTTTTCACTGTGAACTCGAATAAAGTTTTCGTTATAGCAATAGATAATATCGACGAGTGGTTAAACTTGCACATCAACATAGTTGAGTAA
- the TFB5 gene encoding TFIIH complex subunit TFB5 (Component of RNA polymerase II general transcription factor TFIIH; involved in transcription initiation and in nucleotide-excision repair; relocalizes to the cytosol in response to hypoxia; homolog of Chlamydomonas reinhardtii REX1-S protein involved in DNA repair), whose amino-acid sequence MARARKGALVQCDPSIKALILQIDAKMSDIVLEELDDTHLLVNPSKVEFVKHELNRLLSKNIYNPMDEEENQ is encoded by the coding sequence ATGGCTAGAGCAAGAAAGGGTGCACTGGTTCAATGTGATCCATCCATCAAGGCGCTCATATTACAAATTGACGCCAAGATGAGTGATATAGTACTAGAGGAGTTGGATGACACCCATCTTTTAGTAAATCCCTCGAAAGTCGAATTTGTTAAGCATGAGCTAAATAGGCTATTATCtaagaatatatataatcctatggatgaagaagaaaatcaGTAA
- the PET100 gene encoding Pet100p (Chaperone that facilitates the assembly of cytochrome c oxidase; integral to the mitochondrial inner membrane; interacts with a subcomplex of subunits VII, VIIa, and VIII (Cox7p, Cox9p, and Cox8p) but not with the holoenzyme), with amino-acid sequence MGLFNNFKFKYTRAQLEIFRFSFCLLAPVAVMYYIGTDTDKKLNVPGFWPDPATLNQIPKEPYEIKAELARMKKERLEKRLRLEKKIQEEFGLDLEEEKEKIKRDLALKKG; translated from the coding sequence ATGGGTCTATTTAATAACTTCAAGTTTAAATATACAAGGGCGCAACTGGAGATCTTTagattttcattttgtttgCTAGCACCTGTTGCTGTAATGTACTATATTGGTACAGATactgataaaaaattaaatgttcCAGGGTTTTGGCCAGATCCTGCAACGTTGAACCAAATACCAAAAGAGCCTTATGAGATTAAAGCTGAACTGGCaaggatgaaaaaagaacGTTTAGAGAAAAGGCTTAGGTTGGAGAAAAAGATACAAGAGGAGTTTGGTTTAGACCTTGaggaggaaaaagaaaaaattaaacgGGATTTGGCTCTCAAAAAAGGatga